A section of the Verrucomicrobiota bacterium genome encodes:
- a CDS encoding DUF4956 domain-containing protein, which translates to MNWLLQSDYASQPMDLTITVIALALSFLGGQLIAWTYMLTHSGLSYSRSFVNSLVIMPLLVALVMMVMAYNLVTAFGLMAVFAIVRFRNILRDTLDTTYVLASLVLGMATGTHRFSLAILGLAVVVLVMIYLWATSFGSRHRYDLIVNLHWSRSLKELTDLGRLLERHARRTHCASQRSSEGTQGADVSYRLLLRNAERMDELLTELRAMEGVSRVTSLKAEDESEV; encoded by the coding sequence ATGAATTGGTTGTTACAAAGTGATTATGCGTCACAGCCGATGGACCTGACTATTACGGTCATCGCGCTGGCGCTTAGCTTTTTAGGCGGGCAGTTGATTGCCTGGACCTATATGCTTACCCATTCCGGCTTGTCCTATTCCCGCTCGTTCGTCAACTCACTGGTCATCATGCCGTTGTTGGTGGCTTTGGTGATGATGGTGATGGCTTATAATTTGGTCACCGCTTTTGGTTTGATGGCAGTGTTCGCCATCGTCCGTTTCCGCAATATCTTGCGCGACACCTTGGATACGACCTACGTGCTGGCTAGTCTGGTCTTGGGCATGGCCACCGGGACACACCGGTTTTCGCTGGCCATTCTCGGGTTGGCGGTCGTTGTGCTGGTTATGATTTATCTGTGGGCGACTTCCTTCGGTTCCCGGCACCGGTATGACTTGATTGTGAACCTGCATTGGTCCCGTTCCCTCAAGGAGTTAACGGATTTGGGTCGCCTGTTGGAGCGGCACGCCCGCCGCACGCACTGTGCCAGCCAGCGCTCCAGTGAGGGGACGCAAGGCGCTGATGTTAGTTATCGGTTGCTGTTGCGCAACGCGGAGCGGATGGACGAACTGTTAACTGAACTGCGGGCCATGGAAGGCGTGTCGCGCGTCACCAGCCTGAAAGCGGAGGATGAATCGGAAGTGTAG
- a CDS encoding Gfo/Idh/MocA family oxidoreductase, with amino-acid sequence MMNRRTFLGTAAAGALAAPSVLTGADDRKIKLGVIGCGGYGMSDINAAFKVGGVEVLAICDVDAQHLEETAAKLEKLQGTRPKLFKQYEQLLETPGLEAVIIATPPHWHALPFIAALERKLDIYCEKPLAYDVREGRAMVDAAKKRKAQVIQIGFQRRQSQAIQAAKQYIDEGKAGKIIAVEAQIHYTAGLRDTVVQDPPASLDWDLWCGPAPKLPYCPQIGHVAWRLEKEYGNGHLVDWGIHLVDATRMVLGETVPRTLQATGGIYYHKGKITTPDILTAHFEFARCPVTWRHHIWGAAEYAPEVENGIFFFGEQETVFATDAKWIVVSKDKKAERKVNEVKTDMGLKHMANFLESVRSRQAPVCQPEDAYHSAATVQLAMVSYQAGARITWDAATEQVLNNPAAAALVKREYRAPYRHPWRG; translated from the coding sequence ATGATGAACCGTCGTACTTTCTTGGGAACCGCCGCCGCCGGCGCGCTAGCCGCTCCATCCGTATTAACCGGGGCGGATGACCGCAAAATCAAACTGGGCGTCATTGGTTGCGGCGGGTATGGCATGTCAGATATCAACGCGGCGTTCAAAGTGGGCGGGGTGGAGGTGCTGGCAATCTGCGACGTGGACGCCCAGCACTTGGAAGAGACTGCGGCCAAGCTCGAGAAGCTGCAAGGGACGCGGCCCAAATTGTTCAAGCAATACGAACAACTCCTGGAAACACCGGGATTAGAGGCGGTGATCATTGCCACACCACCGCATTGGCATGCCCTGCCGTTTATCGCCGCCTTGGAGCGCAAGCTCGATATCTATTGTGAAAAACCACTCGCCTATGATGTGCGGGAGGGGCGGGCCATGGTGGACGCAGCCAAAAAACGGAAGGCTCAGGTCATCCAGATTGGCTTCCAGCGGCGTCAAAGCCAGGCTATCCAGGCAGCCAAGCAATATATTGATGAAGGCAAGGCCGGCAAAATCATCGCCGTTGAGGCGCAGATCCATTACACGGCAGGGCTGCGTGATACCGTGGTGCAAGACCCGCCCGCGTCATTGGACTGGGACCTTTGGTGCGGACCGGCCCCAAAATTGCCTTATTGTCCTCAGATTGGCCATGTTGCGTGGCGGTTGGAAAAAGAATATGGCAACGGCCATTTGGTGGACTGGGGCATTCATCTGGTTGATGCCACGCGGATGGTGCTCGGCGAGACCGTGCCCCGCACCCTGCAAGCCACCGGCGGCATTTACTACCACAAAGGCAAAATCACCACGCCCGATATATTGACGGCCCATTTTGAATTTGCGCGATGCCCGGTTACCTGGCGGCACCACATCTGGGGTGCCGCAGAATATGCGCCCGAGGTGGAAAATGGGATTTTCTTTTTTGGCGAGCAGGAAACCGTGTTTGCCACGGATGCCAAATGGATCGTCGTTTCCAAGGATAAAAAGGCGGAACGCAAGGTCAACGAGGTAAAAACCGATATGGGACTGAAACACATGGCCAATTTTCTGGAATCCGTGCGGTCCCGGCAGGCCCCGGTCTGCCAGCCGGAAGACGCCTATCATTCGGCGGCAACCGTGCAACTGGCGATGGTTAGCTACCAGGCTGGCGCGCGGATTACTTGGGATGCGGCGACTGAACAGGTGCTCAACAACCCAGCGGCGGCGGCGCTGGTGAAACGCGAATATCGCGCTCCGTACCGCCATCCCTGGCGCGGATAA